The following coding sequences are from one Thermostaphylospora chromogena window:
- a CDS encoding response regulator transcription factor, whose amino-acid sequence MRVLVVEDEASLADGIAECLRREAYAVDVAYDGLAALERIGARSYDVVVLDRDLPRVHGDEVHRGIVASGGRSRVLMLTATSPDAAGRLPGTLIGADDYLAKPFAPVEVTTKVRALARRGFPSPPVLFRRGVQLDPERRRAVRDGREIALSARETAVLAELLRAGGRTVATRHLLSSVWGDDAAPSGNVVRVTVMRLRRKLGDPPLIRTVSGTGYRIP is encoded by the coding sequence GTGCGAGTGCTGGTGGTTGAGGACGAGGCGAGCTTGGCCGACGGCATCGCCGAGTGCCTGCGGCGGGAGGCGTACGCGGTGGACGTCGCCTACGACGGCCTCGCCGCTCTGGAGCGGATCGGCGCGCGCTCCTACGACGTGGTCGTGCTGGACCGCGACCTGCCGCGCGTGCACGGCGACGAGGTGCACCGCGGCATCGTCGCGTCCGGCGGCCGCTCCCGCGTGCTGATGCTGACCGCGACGTCGCCGGACGCGGCGGGCCGCCTGCCGGGAACGCTGATCGGCGCCGACGACTACCTGGCCAAACCCTTCGCCCCGGTGGAGGTGACGACGAAGGTGCGCGCACTGGCCCGGCGGGGGTTCCCGTCCCCTCCCGTGCTCTTCCGCCGCGGGGTCCAGCTCGACCCGGAGCGGCGGCGGGCGGTCCGCGACGGGCGGGAGATCGCGCTGTCCGCCAGGGAGACGGCGGTGCTGGCGGAGCTGCTGCGCGCCGGGGGACGCACCGTCGCCACCAGGCACCTGCTGAGCAGCGTGTGGGGCGACGACGCCGCCCCGAGCGGCAACGTGGTCCGGGTGACGGTGATGCGCCTGCGTCGCAAGCTGGGCGACCCCCCTTTGATCAGGACCGTCTCCGGAACCGGCTACCGCATCCCCTGA
- a CDS encoding zinc-dependent alcohol dehydrogenase family protein, which yields MRAVIYHEFRGPLAIEDVPAPAPSPSGAVIRVEATGLCRSDWHGWQGHDPDIRSLPHVPGHELAGVVTAVGPAVRHRRPGERVTVPFVCACGACAACATGNQQVCERQTQPGFTHWGSFAEYVAIDYADVNLIPLPESMSFATAAGLGCRFATAFRAVVQVGRVRAGERVAVHGCGGVGLSAVMIAAACGARVVAVDIDPGALDLARAAGAAHTVLAPSEGSRASGPSGADGAGEVAARVREITDGGADLSIDALGSASTVAASIEGLRRRGRHVQVGLLPGRTPMPMGRVIAHELAVLGSHGMAAHAYPAMLDMIASGALRPELLVTRTIPLDEVPAALPAVGSTPGITVVLPAA from the coding sequence GTGCGTGCGGTCATCTATCACGAGTTCCGCGGGCCCCTCGCGATCGAGGACGTGCCCGCCCCCGCGCCCTCACCGTCGGGCGCGGTGATCCGGGTCGAGGCGACGGGACTGTGCCGCAGCGACTGGCACGGCTGGCAGGGGCACGATCCCGACATCCGCTCCCTTCCCCATGTGCCGGGGCACGAGCTGGCGGGCGTGGTGACAGCGGTCGGCCCCGCCGTGCGGCACCGGCGGCCGGGCGAGCGGGTGACGGTGCCGTTCGTGTGCGCCTGCGGCGCGTGCGCGGCGTGCGCGACCGGGAACCAGCAGGTCTGCGAGCGGCAGACCCAGCCGGGCTTCACCCACTGGGGGTCGTTCGCCGAGTACGTCGCGATCGACTACGCGGACGTGAACCTCATCCCGCTGCCCGAGTCGATGTCCTTCGCCACGGCCGCCGGGCTCGGCTGCCGCTTCGCCACGGCGTTCCGCGCGGTGGTGCAGGTGGGGAGGGTCCGCGCCGGGGAGCGGGTGGCCGTGCACGGCTGCGGCGGCGTGGGCCTGTCCGCCGTGATGATCGCCGCCGCCTGCGGGGCGCGGGTCGTGGCCGTGGACATCGATCCGGGGGCCCTCGACCTCGCCCGCGCGGCCGGCGCCGCCCACACCGTGCTCGCTCCGTCCGAGGGCTCCCGAGCGTCCGGACCGAGCGGGGCGGACGGCGCGGGGGAGGTGGCGGCGCGGGTGCGCGAGATCACCGACGGCGGAGCCGACCTCTCCATCGACGCGCTCGGCTCGGCGTCCACCGTGGCCGCCTCCATCGAAGGGCTCCGCCGCCGAGGCCGCCACGTCCAGGTCGGCCTGCTCCCGGGCCGCACCCCGATGCCCATGGGCCGCGTCATCGCGCACGAGCTGGCCGTGCTCGGCAGCCACGGCATGGCGGCCCACGCCTACCCGGCGATGCTCGACATGATCGCCTCCGGCGCGTTGCGCCCGGAACTCCTCGTCACCCGCACCATCCCCCTCGACGAGGTCCCGGCGGCCCTGCCCGCCGTCGGCTCCACCCCCGGCATCACCGTCGTCCTCCCCGCCGCCTGA
- a CDS encoding glutamate--cysteine ligase, which translates to MGQKVDKEWFSEEEYQRFAERLERSLTALRELLARPGFGAGPESLGAELELFVVTPDGYPLPRNEEIRAAVGDDRVVLELGRFNLEVNLTPVPMAGAPVSTLAKEIGEAIRTVDGVAREFGGGVVPIGILPTLAESDFGRGTMSDEVRYRALSRGMRRLRLEPFTIRIEGRETLELQVEDVILESANTSWQVHLRSQPERFDELFNAAQLATGPVLAVAGNSPSFFGRNLWEETRIALFEAAADDRDIERLYRREGRVAFGSGWVSGGTAELFERCVRHYEPVLPVSGEEDPIAVVRAGGVPRLDELRLHQGTVWQWNRPVFDPDDGGHLRVELRSLPAGPTPVDMAANTAFLVGLVLALAADTGWTDGFPFANAYRNFYRGARNGLDAMLSWPGRDGEVPAGELALDLIPLAAAGLESSGVDRDEACNALEVIRERVERRRTGAIWQREAVAALGRDRRSVARMVTRYRELSFSGEPVHNWPDISE; encoded by the coding sequence ATGGGCCAAAAGGTGGACAAGGAGTGGTTCTCCGAAGAGGAGTACCAGCGCTTCGCCGAACGGCTTGAAAGGTCGCTGACCGCCCTTCGGGAGCTGCTGGCACGGCCCGGCTTCGGCGCTGGACCCGAATCGCTCGGCGCGGAGCTGGAGCTGTTCGTGGTGACCCCCGACGGCTACCCGCTGCCGCGCAACGAGGAGATCCGCGCCGCGGTCGGCGACGACCGGGTGGTGCTCGAACTCGGACGGTTCAACCTGGAGGTGAACCTCACGCCGGTGCCGATGGCGGGCGCGCCGGTGTCGACCCTGGCCAAGGAGATCGGCGAGGCGATCCGGACGGTGGACGGGGTGGCGCGGGAGTTCGGCGGGGGAGTGGTGCCGATCGGCATCCTGCCCACCCTCGCCGAGTCCGACTTCGGCCGCGGCACGATGAGCGACGAGGTGCGCTACCGCGCGCTCAGCAGGGGGATGCGCCGGCTGCGGCTGGAGCCGTTCACCATCCGCATCGAAGGGCGGGAGACGCTGGAGCTTCAGGTGGAGGACGTGATCCTGGAGAGCGCCAACACCTCCTGGCAGGTGCATCTGCGTTCCCAGCCGGAGCGGTTCGACGAGCTGTTCAACGCCGCCCAGCTCGCCACCGGGCCGGTGCTCGCGGTCGCCGGCAACTCGCCGTCCTTCTTCGGCAGGAACCTGTGGGAGGAGACGCGCATCGCCCTGTTCGAGGCCGCCGCGGACGACCGCGACATCGAGCGCCTCTACCGCAGGGAGGGCAGGGTCGCCTTCGGCTCGGGCTGGGTGAGCGGCGGCACGGCCGAGCTGTTCGAACGCTGCGTGCGCCACTACGAGCCGGTGCTGCCGGTGTCCGGCGAGGAGGACCCGATCGCGGTCGTGCGCGCGGGCGGGGTGCCCCGGCTGGACGAGCTGCGCCTGCACCAGGGGACCGTCTGGCAGTGGAACCGGCCGGTCTTCGACCCCGACGACGGCGGTCACCTGCGCGTGGAGCTGCGGTCCCTGCCCGCCGGCCCCACCCCCGTCGACATGGCGGCCAACACGGCGTTCCTGGTCGGCCTGGTGCTCGCCCTGGCGGCCGACACCGGCTGGACGGACGGCTTCCCGTTCGCCAACGCCTACCGGAACTTCTACCGAGGGGCCAGGAACGGTCTGGACGCCATGCTCTCCTGGCCGGGCAGGGACGGCGAGGTGCCGGCCGGTGAACTGGCCCTGGACCTGATCCCGCTGGCCGCGGCCGGTCTGGAGAGCAGCGGGGTGGACCGCGACGAGGCATGCAACGCGCTGGAGGTGATCAGGGAGCGGGTCGAGCGCCGCCGTACCGGCGCGATCTGGCAGCGCGAGGCCGTCGCGGCCCTCGGCAGAGACAGGAGATCGGTGGCACGGATGGTCACCCGGTACCGGGAGCTCAGCTTCTCCGGGGAGCCCGTGCACAACTGGCCTGACATATCCGAATAG
- a CDS encoding M14 family zinc carboxypeptidase, which translates to MLEPWLTRELETVPRYDRFPTVDEINDSLTKLAADRPDITTWRRVGTSRLGEPLWCLTVGDGARHAIVGAMPHPNEPIGGHTVIHLATRLCEDAGLRKATGYTWHLVACLDPDGTRLNEGWFAGPFTKTHYGRHFYRPAGDEQVEWTFPFAYKDAYFDRVMPETLALMRLIDETRPAFLTTLHNSEIGGAFFYLNRPAPGVHGVLQELARRYDVPLYAGEPEHPTVRMLDKAIFRTPDMREVYDYTERLGQDPSLVVAGGASDSYAARYGTLCLTAELPYWMDPAAGDRTPTDTSYRELLRRQAAGLREIAEELSGVLDAIRDDVVSDSPFLRASRFFAPLIAVNAETGEQRAADPGCDRPATIAEVRSALDLVHSHRLRFGGMLLRALEGELAIGNGTPRIRQRAASFAEVYATWCAEAESATPDETIPIGHLVAIQYGSILACAAEAARGAGGDGAGRARSDGDPQVRR; encoded by the coding sequence GTGCTCGAACCGTGGCTGACCAGAGAGCTGGAGACCGTCCCCCGCTACGACCGCTTCCCGACCGTGGACGAGATCAACGACAGCTTGACCAAGCTGGCAGCCGACCGGCCGGACATCACCACCTGGCGGCGGGTGGGCACCTCCCGGCTGGGTGAACCCCTGTGGTGCCTGACCGTGGGAGACGGAGCCCGGCACGCGATCGTCGGGGCCATGCCGCACCCCAACGAGCCCATCGGCGGCCACACCGTGATCCACCTGGCCACGCGATTGTGCGAGGACGCCGGGCTGCGTAAGGCCACCGGCTACACCTGGCACCTCGTGGCCTGCCTCGATCCCGACGGCACCCGGCTGAACGAGGGCTGGTTCGCCGGGCCGTTCACCAAGACGCACTACGGGCGGCACTTCTACCGGCCCGCCGGCGACGAGCAGGTCGAGTGGACCTTCCCCTTCGCCTACAAGGACGCCTACTTCGACCGGGTGATGCCCGAGACGCTCGCGCTGATGCGGCTGATCGACGAGACCAGGCCCGCGTTCCTGACCACCCTGCACAACTCCGAGATCGGCGGGGCGTTCTTCTACCTCAACCGTCCCGCGCCCGGCGTGCACGGCGTGCTGCAGGAACTGGCCCGGCGGTACGACGTGCCGCTGTACGCCGGCGAGCCCGAGCATCCGACGGTGCGCATGCTCGACAAGGCGATCTTCCGCACCCCGGACATGCGCGAGGTCTACGACTACACCGAACGGCTGGGGCAGGACCCGTCGCTCGTCGTGGCCGGCGGCGCGAGCGACTCCTATGCGGCCCGGTACGGCACGCTGTGCCTGACGGCGGAGCTGCCCTACTGGATGGACCCGGCGGCCGGCGACCGCACCCCGACCGACACCTCCTACCGTGAGCTGCTGCGGCGGCAGGCCGCCGGTCTGCGGGAGATCGCCGAGGAGCTGAGCGGAGTCCTCGACGCGATCCGCGACGACGTCGTCTCCGACTCTCCGTTCCTGCGCGCCAGCAGGTTCTTCGCCCCGTTGATCGCCGTGAACGCCGAGACCGGCGAGCAGCGCGCCGCGGATCCCGGCTGCGACCGTCCCGCCACGATCGCCGAGGTCCGCTCCGCGCTGGACCTGGTGCACAGCCACCGGCTCAGGTTCGGCGGCATGCTGCTGCGGGCCCTGGAAGGCGAACTGGCCATCGGCAACGGCACCCCGCGGATCCGGCAGCGGGCCGCGTCCTTCGCCGAGGTCTACGCGACGTGGTGCGCGGAGGCGGAGTCCGCCACCCCGGACGAGACCATCCCCATCGGCCACCTGGTCGCCATCCAGTACGGCTCGATCCTGGCCTGCGCCGCCGAGGCCGCCCGCGGCGCGGGCGGGGACGGCGCGGGCCGCGCCCGCTCGGACGGCGACCCTCAGGTCAGGCGGTGA
- a CDS encoding class I SAM-dependent methyltransferase, which translates to MVSAKRAVARAVFGSRYDGVPWGQRVYVRPGERYARELQWRLRLRRAPIMSLEEYRAGVPLGEIEEFIACHLCGESRQQPLFRPSAPGENGAKGWTYTVVRCPSCGFLYRNPNVRPERLGDLYAGNYSSFLTGAYAENRQRRYLLTMKAFAPVFDEGTGRRLLDFGCGAGLFLELAEGIGFDACGVDLSPDSVEQANARLAKARAYFGSPQDVPEIAAGGFDVITLWSVLAHLPRPLDDLTRLRGLLAPGGVLLIFTVNARSLLLKAQGSAWSGFTKNHLMFFSADTLPTLLRRAGFAGVAFAPFYGDAVEAGAAQLPPRLLRRLERVVAATDGGNMMRALAFADEEAVARWGGPMRVHRLT; encoded by the coding sequence ATGGTTTCTGCTAAGCGGGCGGTCGCTCGTGCCGTGTTCGGCTCGCGCTACGACGGCGTGCCCTGGGGGCAGCGCGTCTATGTGCGTCCCGGGGAGAGGTACGCGAGGGAGCTGCAGTGGCGGCTGCGGCTGCGCCGTGCTCCGATCATGTCGCTGGAGGAGTACCGCGCCGGCGTCCCGCTCGGCGAGATCGAGGAGTTCATCGCCTGTCACCTGTGCGGCGAGTCGCGTCAGCAGCCGCTCTTCCGGCCCTCCGCGCCGGGGGAGAACGGCGCGAAGGGGTGGACGTACACCGTCGTGCGCTGCCCGTCGTGCGGGTTCCTCTACCGCAACCCCAACGTGCGCCCCGAACGGCTCGGCGACCTGTACGCGGGCAACTACAGCAGCTTCCTCACCGGCGCGTACGCCGAGAACCGGCAGCGGCGCTACCTGCTGACCATGAAAGCCTTCGCACCGGTGTTCGACGAGGGGACGGGGCGGCGGCTGCTCGACTTCGGCTGCGGCGCGGGGCTGTTCCTGGAGCTGGCCGAGGGCATCGGGTTCGACGCCTGCGGCGTGGACCTCTCGCCCGACTCGGTGGAGCAGGCCAACGCACGGCTGGCCAAGGCGCGCGCCTACTTCGGTTCCCCGCAGGACGTGCCGGAGATCGCCGCGGGCGGCTTCGATGTGATCACCCTGTGGTCGGTGCTGGCGCACCTGCCGCGTCCGCTGGACGACCTCACCCGCCTGCGCGGGCTGCTCGCCCCCGGCGGGGTGCTGCTGATCTTCACGGTGAACGCCAGGTCGCTGCTGCTCAAGGCGCAGGGGTCGGCCTGGAGCGGCTTCACCAAGAACCACCTGATGTTCTTCTCCGCCGACACCCTGCCGACGCTGCTGCGCCGTGCGGGCTTCGCCGGGGTGGCCTTCGCGCCGTTCTACGGCGATGCCGTCGAGGCGGGCGCGGCGCAGCTGCCGCCGCGGCTGCTACGCCGCCTGGAGCGGGTGGTCGCCGCCACCGACGGCGGGAACATGATGCGCGCGCTCGCCTTCGCCGACGAGGAGGCCGTCGCCCGCTGGGGCGGGCCCATGCGCGTTCACCGCCTGACCTGA
- a CDS encoding glycoside hydrolase family 3 N-terminal domain-containing protein, with product MRATRPSRLARIRIGLVTLLAASGLAAPASASAGAAAEPAAAAPASRAVLPYQDAALPIDERVEDLLGRMSLDEKIGQMTQAERAEVSTADVTTYRLGSLLSGGGSAPSPNNAASWADMYDAFQRAALATPLGIPILYGADAVHGHNNVVGATIFPHNIGLGATRDPDLVERIGRAVAEEVSGTGVDWNFAPCVCVARNDRWGRTYESFGEKPEIPSAMTSFITGLQDGPAPVMATAKHYIGDGGTEGGVDQGDTRLSEEELRAIHLPPFAEAVRRGVGSIMISFSSWNGTKVHGHRYLITDVLKEELGFSGIVVSDWNGVDQIDGAPGLSASDVRTAINAGIDVVMVPYDWRRFIDLLRAEVQAGRVPMARIDDANRRILTKKMELGLFERPFTDRSYTPTVGSAAHRELAREAVAKSMVLLKNEGNVLPLSADGGKIFVAGKSADDIGLQSGGWTISWQGSPGDITPGTTILEGIRAAAGPGTTVTYNRDGVGIDGSYRAAIAVVGEMPYAEGQGDLRGDMGLSAEDLQVIDNLRASGVPVIVVLVSGRPLDIAAHLPDWDALVAAWLPGTEGDGVADVLFGKVQPTGKLPVTWMRSASQQPINDGDGKTPLFPYGFGLTYEPGSTPTPTTTPTSTPTSTPTSTPTTTPTPAASCKVTYTVNEWGGGFGANVTVENTGSEPIDGWTLRFTFPGDQRVDHGWNATWSQSGAEVTATSMSWNARLAPGERTQLGFNGSHSGANPPPTAFTLNGAACALG from the coding sequence ATGCGAGCGACCCGACCGTCCCGCCTGGCCCGAATCCGGATCGGGCTCGTGACCCTGCTGGCGGCCTCCGGGCTGGCCGCTCCCGCCTCGGCGTCGGCCGGGGCCGCCGCGGAACCCGCCGCGGCGGCCCCGGCATCACGGGCGGTCCTGCCGTACCAGGACGCGGCCCTCCCCATCGATGAGCGGGTGGAGGACCTGCTCGGCCGGATGAGCCTGGACGAGAAGATCGGCCAGATGACCCAGGCCGAGCGGGCCGAGGTGAGCACCGCGGACGTCACCACCTACCGGCTCGGCTCGCTGCTGTCCGGCGGCGGCTCGGCCCCCTCGCCGAACAACGCCGCCTCCTGGGCGGACATGTACGACGCCTTCCAGCGCGCGGCCCTGGCCACCCCGCTCGGCATCCCGATCCTCTACGGCGCGGACGCCGTGCACGGGCACAACAACGTCGTCGGCGCCACGATCTTCCCGCACAACATCGGCCTGGGCGCGACCCGCGACCCCGATCTGGTCGAACGCATCGGCCGCGCGGTCGCCGAGGAGGTCTCCGGCACCGGCGTGGACTGGAACTTCGCCCCCTGCGTGTGCGTGGCCCGCAACGACCGGTGGGGGCGCACCTACGAGTCCTTCGGGGAGAAGCCGGAGATCCCCTCCGCCATGACCTCCTTCATCACCGGCCTGCAGGACGGTCCGGCCCCCGTGATGGCCACGGCCAAGCACTACATCGGCGACGGCGGCACGGAAGGAGGGGTGGACCAGGGCGACACCCGCCTGTCCGAGGAGGAGCTGCGGGCGATCCACCTGCCGCCCTTCGCCGAGGCCGTACGGCGGGGCGTCGGATCGATCATGATCTCCTTCAGCAGCTGGAACGGCACCAAGGTGCACGGCCACCGCTACCTGATCACCGACGTGCTCAAGGAGGAACTGGGCTTCTCCGGCATCGTCGTGTCCGACTGGAACGGCGTGGACCAGATCGACGGCGCGCCGGGCCTGTCCGCCTCCGACGTGCGCACCGCGATCAACGCGGGGATCGACGTGGTCATGGTGCCCTACGACTGGCGCAGGTTCATCGACCTGCTGCGCGCGGAGGTGCAGGCCGGGCGGGTGCCCATGGCGCGGATCGACGACGCCAACCGGCGCATCCTCACCAAGAAGATGGAGCTCGGCCTGTTCGAGCGGCCGTTCACCGACCGGTCCTACACCCCGACCGTGGGCAGCGCCGCCCACCGCGAGCTCGCCCGCGAGGCCGTGGCCAAATCGATGGTGCTGCTGAAGAACGAGGGGAACGTGCTGCCCCTGTCCGCAGACGGCGGAAAGATCTTCGTCGCCGGGAAGAGCGCCGACGACATCGGCCTGCAGAGCGGCGGCTGGACCATCAGCTGGCAGGGCTCCCCCGGAGACATCACGCCGGGCACGACGATCCTGGAGGGCATCAGGGCCGCGGCGGGCCCCGGCACGACCGTCACCTACAACCGCGACGGCGTGGGCATCGACGGCTCCTACCGGGCCGCCATCGCCGTCGTGGGTGAGATGCCGTACGCCGAAGGCCAGGGCGACCTGCGCGGCGACATGGGCCTGTCCGCGGAGGACCTGCAGGTGATCGACAACCTGCGGGCCTCCGGGGTCCCGGTGATCGTCGTCCTGGTGTCCGGCCGCCCGCTGGACATCGCCGCCCACCTGCCGGACTGGGACGCGCTGGTCGCCGCCTGGCTGCCCGGCACCGAGGGCGACGGCGTGGCGGACGTGCTCTTCGGCAAGGTGCAGCCCACCGGCAAGCTGCCGGTGACGTGGATGCGCAGCGCGAGCCAGCAGCCGATCAACGACGGCGACGGCAAGACGCCGCTGTTCCCCTACGGCTTCGGCCTCACCTACGAGCCCGGCTCCACCCCGACCCCGACGACCACGCCCACCTCCACCCCGACGAGCACGCCGACCTCGACCCCCACGACCACGCCGACCCCGGCCGCGAGCTGCAAGGTGACCTACACGGTCAACGAGTGGGGCGGCGGATTCGGCGCGAACGTGACCGTCGAGAACACCGGAAGCGAGCCGATCGACGGCTGGACGCTGCGCTTCACCTTCCCCGGCGACCAGCGCGTGGACCACGGCTGGAACGCCACGTGGTCTCAGTCGGGCGCCGAGGTGACCGCCACCTCCATGTCGTGGAACGCCCGCCTCGCCCCCGGCGAGCGGACACAGCTCGGCTTCAACGGCTCCCACTCCGGGGCCAACCCGCCGCCCACGGCGTTCACCCTGAACGGCGCCGCCTGCGCGCTCGGTTGA
- the manA gene encoding mannose-6-phosphate isomerase, class I translates to MSATAGTDTGESMNPAPLPMINPVRPYAWGSRTAIAALQGREPSGAPEAELWMGAHPAAPSLLETPSGQASLVDLIAADPETMLGSAVTDAFGPRLPFLLKILAADRPLSLQVHPSPEQARAGYDREERAGVPLDAAERNYRDPYAKPELICALEPFEALCGFREPVEAAALLDGLGVPELAPVVKLLAGGGLRAAVGEALTLPEEERGPLVTRVVEACARVPELAWAAELARHHPGDPGVVIALCMNRVRLAPGEAMYVPAGQPHSYLRGVGVEIMGASDNVLRGGLTGKHIDIPELLRILSAEPGEPALVSPSRPDPSSGEEVYLTPACEFRLSRVRLDGRAVLSASGPRVVLGTAGEVRVRGTDGAALEVPPGRSVFVPAAAGTITLDGAGTVFVAAVGGEARGGFRA, encoded by the coding sequence ATGTCAGCCACGGCAGGTACCGACACGGGAGAGTCGATGAACCCCGCTCCGCTGCCCATGATCAACCCTGTTCGGCCGTACGCCTGGGGCTCGCGGACGGCCATCGCCGCCCTGCAGGGGCGGGAGCCGTCCGGCGCTCCAGAGGCCGAGCTGTGGATGGGCGCCCATCCGGCGGCGCCGTCGCTGCTGGAGACCCCGTCGGGCCAGGCGTCCCTGGTCGATCTCATCGCCGCCGATCCGGAGACGATGCTCGGCTCCGCGGTGACGGACGCCTTCGGGCCGCGCCTGCCGTTCCTGCTGAAGATCCTGGCGGCCGACCGGCCGCTGTCCCTCCAGGTGCATCCGAGCCCGGAGCAGGCGCGTGCGGGGTACGACCGGGAGGAGCGCGCGGGCGTCCCCCTGGACGCCGCCGAGCGCAACTACCGCGACCCGTACGCCAAGCCCGAGCTGATCTGCGCGCTGGAGCCGTTCGAGGCGCTGTGCGGCTTCCGTGAGCCGGTCGAGGCGGCCGCCCTGCTGGACGGTCTGGGGGTCCCCGAGCTGGCTCCGGTGGTCAAGCTGCTGGCGGGGGGCGGGCTGCGCGCGGCGGTCGGCGAGGCGCTCACCCTCCCCGAGGAGGAACGCGGTCCGCTCGTGACACGGGTGGTGGAGGCGTGCGCGCGCGTCCCCGAGCTGGCGTGGGCGGCGGAGCTGGCCCGCCACCATCCGGGCGACCCCGGCGTGGTGATAGCGCTGTGCATGAACCGGGTACGGCTGGCGCCGGGCGAGGCGATGTACGTACCGGCCGGGCAGCCGCACAGCTACCTGCGCGGCGTCGGCGTGGAGATCATGGGGGCCTCCGACAACGTGCTGCGCGGCGGGCTCACCGGCAAGCACATCGACATCCCGGAGCTGCTGCGCATCCTGTCGGCGGAGCCGGGTGAGCCCGCCCTGGTGTCCCCCTCGCGCCCCGACCCCTCCTCCGGCGAGGAGGTCTACCTCACGCCCGCGTGCGAGTTCCGGCTGTCACGGGTACGGCTCGACGGGCGGGCCGTCCTCTCCGCGTCCGGGCCGCGCGTCGTGCTCGGCACGGCCGGAGAGGTGCGCGTGCGGGGAACGGACGGCGCGGCGCTGGAGGTGCCGCCGGGCCGGTCGGTGTTCGTGCCGGCCGCGGCGGGGACGATCACGCTCGACGGCGCGGGAACCGTCTTCGTGGCCGCCGTCGGCGGTGAGGCGCGCGGGGGTTTTCGGGCATGA
- a CDS encoding sirohydrochlorin chelatase: protein MNQSPERLPIRERSSRAATGRHRRPVPAQLPPGAPALVLAAPGSGDEVSAEVASVVSVENPHVDVRLSYLADGVEGMAKQLAELAAERPEGALAAVVVPLVTGPYSRVYRTVREAVAQSGIRATVTDPLGPHPMLAEALHVRLADRGLARVDRMRLFNIAAPVDGVIVATAGGEEAARAAETTAVLLAARLALPVVAASVDSAPSIRDAAERLHRIGASKLAIAPYVIGPEADLEKVAAEAKAIGAGLADALGAHSAVAQLAAYQFGHALEEIL from the coding sequence GTGAACCAATCTCCCGAGAGGTTGCCGATACGCGAGCGGTCGTCCCGTGCGGCCACCGGACGGCACCGCCGACCCGTTCCGGCACAGCTGCCGCCGGGCGCGCCCGCGCTCGTACTGGCCGCGCCCGGCTCCGGTGACGAGGTGTCCGCCGAGGTCGCCAGCGTTGTCTCCGTCGAGAACCCGCATGTGGACGTCCGCCTCTCCTACCTCGCCGACGGCGTGGAGGGCATGGCCAAGCAGCTCGCCGAGCTGGCCGCCGAGCGACCCGAGGGAGCACTGGCCGCCGTCGTGGTCCCGCTGGTCACCGGCCCGTACTCGCGGGTGTACCGGACGGTGCGCGAGGCGGTCGCGCAGAGCGGGATCAGGGCCACCGTGACCGACCCCCTGGGGCCGCATCCGATGCTCGCCGAGGCGCTGCACGTACGGCTGGCCGACCGCGGGCTGGCCCGGGTGGACCGCATGCGGCTGTTCAACATCGCCGCACCGGTGGACGGCGTCATCGTGGCCACGGCGGGCGGGGAGGAGGCGGCCCGAGCCGCCGAGACGACCGCGGTGCTGCTCGCCGCCCGCCTGGCGCTGCCCGTGGTGGCGGCCTCCGTCGACAGCGCGCCCAGCATCCGCGACGCGGCCGAGCGGCTGCACCGGATCGGCGCCTCCAAGCTCGCGATCGCGCCGTACGTCATCGGCCCGGAGGCCGACCTGGAGAAGGTGGCCGCCGAGGCCAAGGCCATCGGCGCGGGTCTCGCCGACGCGCTGGGCGCCCACTCCGCGGTCGCCCAGCTCGCCGCCTACCAGTTCGGCCACGCCCTGGAGGAGATCCTCTGA